In the genome of Misgurnus anguillicaudatus chromosome 11, ASM2758022v2, whole genome shotgun sequence, one region contains:
- the cxcl-c13b gene encoding uncharacterized protein cxcl-c13b isoform X2, with the protein MKPTAFAFLTFSLSICLTESQYVPKTCQCPQVTKRVKGPFSDFSVILKGPTCLKDEIIVTLQRNNRQVCLSPNDKQGKRLMMCWQRNGKDSKRCLRKLQKKRPNKRRQIKSKKGS; encoded by the exons ATGAAGCCGACAGCTTTTGCTTTCCTGACATTCAGCCTCAGCATATGTCTAACAG AAAGTCAGTATGTACCAAAGACCTGCCAGTGTCCACAGGTGACGAAACGAGTCAAGGGCCCATTTAGTGACTTCAGCGTGATCCTAAAAGGACCCACCTGCCTCAAAGATGAAATTAT AGTCACACTGCAGAGGAACAACAGGCAAGTGTGCCTCAGTCCAAATGACAAACAGGGCAAGCGACTGATGATGTGTTGGCAAAG GAATGGCAAAGACAGCAAAAGATGTTTACGCAAACTACAAAAGAAAAGGCCAAACAAGAGAAGGCAAATCAAATCCAAGAAGGGCTCTTAA
- the tmem72 gene encoding transmembrane protein 72, with protein MAPFSSVVREKIITLVMKGLALWAVVECACRVSGISTSAVLCAVGIETLKQGEFHSLAIYLLFSSVAIMFFEVAYFIDALVAMCFTCPPTWKFFIIWKKIAKVGGFQKFLYYTMMSLMCFLHPVLAWHAVIPGVMLLVTGFLNFILSKKKKSEPPKDSSVYNDPSQSSVCITDTGHTEQTFSFFHTTSGKRGSAFLSNSRLHGITDNSHSMIGEHESVKNANCKKTNTCIRNVHFIESVNEEDSEIVEFSEVETEETTSDKVPIISSM; from the exons ATGGCTCCCTTCAGCTCAG TTGTAAGGGAAAAGATCATCACTTTGGTCATGAAGGGCCTGGCTTTGTGGGCTGTGGTGGAATGCGCCTGCAGGGTTTCTGGCATCTCGACTTCTGCAG tgctttgtGCAGTGGGCATAGAGACACTGAAACAAGGGGAGTTTCACAGCTTAGCCATCTATCTCCT GTTTTCTTCAGTGGCGATAATGTTTTTTGAAGTTGCATATTTTATTGATGCTCTGGTGGCAATGTGCTTCAC TTGTCCACCTACATGGAAGTTCTTCATTATTTGGAAGAAGATAGCCAAAGTTGGGGGCTTCCAAAAATTTCTATACTACACAATGATGTCTTTAATGTGTTTCCTGCATCCAGTGCTTGCATGGCATGCTGTAATACCAG GAGTTATGCTGCTAGTGACTGGATTCCTTAACTTCATATTGAGCAAAAAGAAAAAATCAGAACCTCCTAAAGATTCCAGTGTATATAATGACCCAAGTCAGTCTTCTGTCTGTATCACAGACACGGGACACACTGAACAGACATTTTCTTTCTTCCACACAACATCGGGCAAAAGAGGATCTGCTTTTCTTAGCAATAGCCGATTACATGGCATCACAGACAACAGTCACTCAATGATTGGAGAGCATGAGTCAGTCAAGAACGCCAACTGCAAGAAAACAAACACATGCATTAGAAATGTGCACTTCATAGAGAGTGTCAACGAGGAGGATTCGGAGATTGTGGAATTCAGTGAGGTGGAAACAGAAGAGACTACGTCAGATAAAGTACCAATAATTAGTTCAATGTGA
- the cxcl-c13b gene encoding uncharacterized protein cxcl-c13b isoform X1: MKPTAFAFLTFSLSICLTVESQYVPKTCQCPQVTKRVKGPFSDFSVILKGPTCLKDEIIVTLQRNNRQVCLSPNDKQGKRLMMCWQRNGKDSKRCLRKLQKKRPNKRRQIKSKKGS; encoded by the exons ATGAAGCCGACAGCTTTTGCTTTCCTGACATTCAGCCTCAGCATATGTCTAACAG TAGAAAGTCAGTATGTACCAAAGACCTGCCAGTGTCCACAGGTGACGAAACGAGTCAAGGGCCCATTTAGTGACTTCAGCGTGATCCTAAAAGGACCCACCTGCCTCAAAGATGAAATTAT AGTCACACTGCAGAGGAACAACAGGCAAGTGTGCCTCAGTCCAAATGACAAACAGGGCAAGCGACTGATGATGTGTTGGCAAAG GAATGGCAAAGACAGCAAAAGATGTTTACGCAAACTACAAAAGAAAAGGCCAAACAAGAGAAGGCAAATCAAATCCAAGAAGGGCTCTTAA
- the cxcl18a.1 gene encoding chemokine (C-X-C motif) ligand 18a, duplicate 1: protein MDFRFVTASVSLLLLSFCSNTDKANAAISNREKCQCVEETNSVRWRKVTNFTIIQKDSFCNKVQIILQLSNKQSCLNPDSKPGKRLQKCWRGIKFNPQKKKICLKLKRKTGPKKRIKH, encoded by the exons ATGGATTTCAGGTTTGTGACAGCCAGTGTCAGCCTGCTGCTGTTGTCATTCTGCTCCAATACC GATAAAGCGAATGCTGCCATATCTAATCGAGAGAAATGTCAGTGTGTTGAAGAGACCAATTCTGTGCGATGGAGAAAAGTCACAAACTTCACAATTATACAGAAAGATTCATTCTGCAACAAGGTTCAAATAAT ACTCCAGCTGTCAAATAAACAATCTTGTTTAAATCCAGATTCCAAGCCAGGGAAAAGATTACAAAAATGCTGGAGAGG GATTAAATTCAACCCACAGAAGAAGAAGATTTGTCTAAAGCTCAAGAGGAAAACTGGACCAAAAAAGCGAATAAagcattaa